In Carya illinoinensis cultivar Pawnee chromosome 7, C.illinoinensisPawnee_v1, whole genome shotgun sequence, the following are encoded in one genomic region:
- the LOC122316107 gene encoding O-fucosyltransferase 13-like: protein MDLRLTRSLEKKAYELLEAIPKPFISLHLRFEPDMVAYSQCQYSGLSSASIKTIEAAQGDRKPWTGELACIWRKRGKCPLMPNDMAFILQALSIPTNTNIYLAAGDGLMEIEGLTSVYTNVVTKSSLLSGEYFTSMHGNTKAALDYHVSINSDSYVATYFENMDKMVAAMRVFKGLYKTLFLSRRAFADFTSQGLRGRELMQALWKAHRDDYVIGRESALPDCFREVKL, encoded by the coding sequence TCTAGAAGCTATACCCAAACCTTTTATCTCGCTTCACCTTCGCTTTGAACCGGACATGGTAGCTTACAGCCAATGCCAATACTCGGGTCTTTCTTCAGCCTCCATCAAAACCATTGAGGCAGCACAAGGAGATAGAAAACCGTGGACTGGAGAGTTGGCCTGCATTTGGAGAAAACGGGGGAAGTGTCCCCTTATGCCTAATGATATGGCCTTCATACTTCAAGCACTTTCCATCCCgacaaacacaaatatatatctGGCAGCCGGGGATGGGCTTATGGAAattgaaggtttaacatctgTTTACACCAATGTAGTCACTAAGTCTAGCCTCCTTAGTGGTGAGTATTTCACAAGCATGCATGGGAACACGAAAGCTGCATTGGATTATCACGTGTCTATTAATAGTGATTCTTACGTGGcaacatattttgaaaatatggaCAAGATGGTTGCTGCAATGCGAGTTTTCAAGGGGCTGTACAAAACTCTTTTCTTAAGCAGAAGAGCTTTTGCTGATTTCACGTCTCAGGGCTTGAGAGGGAGAGAATTGATGCAAGCTCTATGGAAGGCTCATAGAGATGATTATGTCATAGGAAGAGAGTCTGCTTTGCCCGACTGTTTTCGTGAGGTTAAATTGTAA